The following proteins come from a genomic window of Anguilla rostrata isolate EN2019 chromosome 17, ASM1855537v3, whole genome shotgun sequence:
- the csf2rb gene encoding cytokine receptor common subunit beta has product MLLPWALSLSTVFLVPACGTPPCAVHNGISDTNTLYAASALESLRCLNDYRSHIRCSWTESMQMHSQAPLSLYHWSNVDRESPCLPYRHPDQLPDGRLTVHCRYNTTFFVWAARDAFFFKTPCPPALTKTVSPLQHVRLGPPRNLSQRAVEGGGAVLKWQDPPHATPSRQRSSLSYQVGYRRRGGQDWTEVEVSELELRFEAGSLAADCEYEAKVRVREDKGLWSEWSPLVEWKTENVPGPSNLQCVFDGQMEVHCSWEVKRELAEVFTYRLSYRLNQSLPAQWCSMSSPPNAQHSRDPVLRFSCSFSVSDPEQQLQVELLPTYNTKEILSHKHVQPSPPVLVEVTERGQDWVLSWTPPESSYLLSFSYELRYWSTKKQERMTYLNFTERARSFVMHRGSLLPSTHYAAQVRAWAIPSYTGPPSEWTQQIEWTTHPAPWSISTLIYIPIAVLVGIIFISLYFTLPACRRRIVLWKVSVPTPIKSKVLEEIMKRTPSTKPTLQKEIEKTLICSVQVLGKVNESCYLEDCSQPQELANGNGPGPCWETAPKTALLGSPGPPDSPQEASLSFSGPYILCPGCSLPEASEAEGQTSQGHFLFDSPILSQLPPPSLCQSVVGYVGIPAPEDDLCKDLAPGSSQELGPVWDGYVADPNELMGDPRPKSSPGFPDCDPPAYTPTTVPFPGGPAEFKGRGAANPPSGVPGYPAGKQGLGLSDRRCDVTDYVRLSETL; this is encoded by the exons ATGCTTCTCCCCTGGGCACTCTCCTTGTCCACCGTGTTCCTGGTCCCTGCCTGTGGAACTCCCCCATGTGCAGTACATAACGGAATCAGTGACACCAACACATTGTATG CGGCCTCTGCATTAGAGTCCTTGCGTTGCCTCAATGACTACCGGTCCCACATACGCTGCAGCTGGACAGAGAGCATGCAGATGCACTCGCAGGCCCCACTGTCACTCTACCACTGGAGCAACGTTGATAG AGAGTCCCCGTGTCTGCCGTATCGACACCCGGACCAGCTGCCGGACGGCCGCCTCACCGTGCATTGCCGGTACAACACCACCTTTTTCGTCTGGGCGGCTAGAGATGCCTTCTTTTTCAAGACACCCTGCCCCCCGGCCCTGACAAAAACGGTCTCCCCTCTTCAGCACG TGAGACTGGGACCGCCCCGCAACCTATCGCAGCGagctgtggagggagggggcgctgttctgaAGTGGCAGGACCCCCCGCACGCCACCCCCTCGCGCCAACGCTCCTCCCTCAGCTACCAAGTCGGCTACAGAAGGCGCGGCGGCCAGGACTGGACG GAAGTGGAGGTTTCAGAGTTGGAGTTAAGGTTCGAGGCTGGGTCTCTGGCGGCAGATTGTGAATACGAGGCCAAGGTGAGGGTCAGAGAAGATAAAGGGCTCTGGAGCGAGTGGAGCCCCCTAGTGGAGTGGAAGACTGAGAATG TACCTGGTCCTTCcaacctgcagtgtgtgtttgacgGACAGATGGAGGTGCACTGCAGCTGGGAGGTGAAGAGAGAACTGGCTGAGGTCTTCACCTACAGGCTGTCATACCGCCTGAACCAGAGCTTACc TGCTCAGTGGTGCAGTATGAGCTCTCCTCCCAATGCTCAGCACTCCAGAGACCCAGTGCTGAGGTTCAGCTGTTCTTTCTCGGTGTCGGACCCAGAGCAGCAGCTTCAAGTGGAGCTCCTCCCCACATACAACACCAAGGAGATCCTGTCTCACAAACACG TTCAACCTTCTCCACCAGTTCTGGTGGAGGTGACAGAGAGGGGTCAGGACTGGGTGTTGAGCTGGACCCCCCCGGAATCCTCTTATCTCCTGTCCTTCTCCTACGAGCTGCGATACTGGAGCACCAAAAAACAG GAGAGGATGACGTATCTCAACTTTACAGAGAGAGCCCGCTCTTTCGTCATGCACAGGGGGTCCCTGCTCCCCTCCACACATTACGCGGCTCAGGTTCGAGCCTGGGCCATCCCCTCTTACACGGGCCCCCCTTCTGAGTGGACGCAGCAGATAGAATGGACCACTCACCCAG CTCCCTGGTCCATCTCTACGCTCATTTACATCCCCATTGCTGTGCTTGTGGGCATAATCTTCATTAGCCTGTACTTCACCCTCCCAGCCTGTCGCAG GAGAATAGTGCTGTGGAAGGTGTCTGTACCAACTCCCATCAAGAGTAAAGTGCTTGAAGAAATCATGAAG AGAACCCCCAGCACCAAGCCGACGCTacagaaagagatagagaaaaCCCTCATCTGCAGTGTGCAAGTCCTGGGAAAAGTCAATGAGTCCTG TTACTTAGAAGACTGCAGCCAGCCACAGGAGCTGGCCAATGGCAACGGCCCGGGACCGTGCTGGGAAACAGCCCCCAAAACTGCACTGCTGGGCTCCCCTGGCCCCCCTGACTCCCCTCAAGAGGCCAGTCTGAGCTTCAGCGGGCCCTACATCCTGTGTCCCGGCTGCTCCCTGCCTGAGGCCAGTGAAGCTGAGGGGCAGACCAGCCagggccacttcctgtttgactCGCCCATCCTCTCCCAGCTCCCACCGCCCTCCCTCTGCCAGTCCGTGGTGGGGTACGTGGGCATCCCCGCGCCCGAGGACGACCTGTGCAAAGATTTGGCCCCAGGGTCCTCCCAGGAACTTGGCCCGGTATGGGACGGGTACGTGGCTGACCCCAACGAACTGATGGGGGACCCCCGGCCAAAGTCGTCCCCGGGGTTCCCGGACTGTGACCCTCCAGCCTACACCCCCACTACTGTCCCGTTCCCGGGCGGTCCTGCAGAGTTCAAAGGCCGGGGCGCGGCGAACCCCCCCTCGGGCGTCCCGGGGTACCCTGCGGGGAAGCAGGGGTTGGGGTTGTCAGACAGGCGATGTGACGTCACTGACTACGTCAGGCTGTCAGAgacattgtga